The Haliaeetus albicilla chromosome 11, bHalAlb1.1, whole genome shotgun sequence sequence TATCTCCAGCCAAGAACGCCAAGGCTGTAGCAAAATATCTTCTGCTGAATGAGAGACACCTTGCTCCGTCACTTGTATTAAAATCCCCGTCTTTGGTTCCAGCACGGGGTTATGACTGGCAGCATGTAAATTCAAGCTGCAGATGCTGGAAGCTGATCTCTCCCAAGTCAATATTTCTGGAAATTCCATTTTATACCAACACTTCATATTTAACTATGAAGTTctcatgctgtttgacatcGGGTTATTTTTGACTTTCCCCAAATCAAAGCTAAGGAATAAAACTATCCAGCACACAAGCAGTTACTCTAACAGGTAGTCGCCTAGAAACCGGCAGTTTTCCACCTCATTCAGGACAGGATCTACTCCCTTGTATAAAAAGTCAATATCTCAAACAATAGCTCTCTAAACAAGATAGGGCATGCATCATTATTATTGTAAGTATCTGCTAAACAccttggacttttttttttgttgttttttaaacctgGTGCTTTGTAGgtcagaggttttttttgtttgctttgtttttgtttagcTAGTTTAATTACTGAGTTAACTCAAATGTTGTTGAGCCTCACAAGTTAAACGAATGCAACGGTGCAGGCTTTGCAGCTAAAAACAGTGACAAAcaaaattacagttttaaaaacaaataccgTAGCAAGAATAAAGGACCAAACACTTGGAATTCAGAGACTCGGGTCTCGACTGGCCAATTGCGACATTTCCGGCAATTCCTGATTCCAGTGAAATTTAATTCTCCAGGCAATTAGGTACTTGTAGGGCAACGAGCGTTTTCCAGCATGGCTGCCGAGCCGGCAGAGCTTTGCCGTTAAGTGCTTTAGGCCCTTTATGCTTGGCTCAAGAAAGCCCATTTTCACGTTAACGAACAAATCCATGCATTTTCAGAAGTTACTAACATGGTTACACTAACCCCTAATGCCTGGATATTTATTGTATCAGGATCGGAAGCACAATTACAATACCTTTGAAAGTACACTAGCTACCAGCCACAACAAGTCACATCCCTCAGCGTTAATCCACCAGCATGTTACAAAGGATGTAGGATTAAACTTTAGCACACACAATTCCACGTACAAGTCAACATTTCGCATGCTTAAAAAGCTGGGCTGTACTATATTCAGAGATGTTGAAAAGTCTTCCCAATATCGAGAGGCATGTACCCAATTGCTGGGATTTATTAAAAGGCTCAAATTTTGTACAAAACCTGCTGTAAATTAAGACAAAGGTAGATTAAAACActtcagtttcttaaaaataaagtaatgcTTTCCATAAAAAGCAAAGATGGGCTTTTTGCCTTTATGCTGAACGGAGCTGGCTTGGAAATTTGTGCCAAGTGCACAAAAACATTCTCAGATAATTGGTTCCCCCTGTTGTGTACATCGATACAACCAAGTTCAAAGGCAAATCACAATAAAAACTGCCACTGTCTTAAGTTCTGCAGGCTAAGAGAGTTTCAGACAAGCTGCGGTGAAAAGCCACTGTTGAGAAACCCAGTGAAGCACAGGGACACAGCACGAACACTTTGGGTTTTGGAGTTCGAGAAAATTGGagtaaaaagctgttttttgtGCAATACTTTTAGATGATCTAGGAAGACCCAAAATCATGATAGCCGTAGCAGTCTGTGAAAAAGTCACCTACAAAAGGGGGagacagagcagagaaaaaaaattagaattctTTTGAAGATGGCAAAATGCGCCACATTTGAAAGTCATGTTTTAGATTTCTCTGCTCCTGTCACCCCCCAATGAAGGCTTCTTCTCAAGACCAATCGCTgtgtattttcaggaaaatcacATTCAAAAGTGTGGCCGATAGCTTCACGTGGCTTAAAgcagagaaatttaaaatattcacagtTTTAGAGGAAACGTGAAGTCACCTGGATTCGCGTTTTAACTTTTTAACGAGTACACGAGCCATCTTTCATTACttctcattcaaaaaaaaaagagaacccCTTACAAGAGGGCTTCCGCACAAGCGCATCACCGCACGGTGCGACCCAGTCTGAGTTTCACACCCCCAGAAGATCGATGCGTTTCCAAATTTAAGATGAAGAACACTTACTATAGCCTGCTGTCGCAGAATTGCCTCCATAACCATAGCTTCCATATCCAGCACCTAGATTAGAAGAAAAcgtttaaataaaaaggaaatcgAAGCATACGAAGGCCTCGAACTTCCCGTCGCGCTACAAGACGCCACAAAACGCTAGCGGGGATTAATTTGCCTGTTGGGGTTTGGGTAGTTTGTGGTACATTTAGGGTGGAAAGAGTCAGGACGAGGCGCAGGCAGCATCTCACCTGCATTCATGTATCCGCCGTGATTGCCACCGAATCCGCCCCTGCCTCTTCCGCGGCCTCGGATGTTGCCGCCTCTTCCACGACCGCGCATGTTGGGCGGAGGGGGCACTTCGTTGTGCATGGGGCCTCCCATTCCGAAACCTGGGTTGTGCTGCTGAGGGAAGAGAGACGTGTTACCCAGCTCTGGCTCCTGAGCCTTGCCTCCAAGGTGAAAACAAACCTTTCAAGAGGATGTCAGGAGCTCTAGAACACATCAGGTACCCGCCTGCCTTAAAAAGAAGAAGGGCTAAGCCAAAAGCAACGGGGGCGGGTACCAAATAAAAGTCATGTCCAGAAAACAGAGGCTGCCTTCCGTAAAACTGGacagtatttctgctttcaagCCCAATGGCCGTTAGCAGATCCTGGTTTCCCTCCACACCTTAAATTACTTCCCCTCCCAAAAAGGGATTAAAATCATAGAGCAGGAGACAACTGTACTACAGGACCATTAGTGACGCCACAAAGTCATTGAATTGTGACATCTACTTACTTTTACAGCAAACTTGGGTCCTCCCCTAGCTGGCACGGGGGGCCTCTTCTTCTTGTTTTGCTCAATGGCAACAGGAGCATCTGGGAACAACTTCTCTAGTGCAGCCAGAGCGGCGTAGGCTTTTGCCACCTTCTTATTTGAACCAGCTCCTTGGAATTTCTGCCCGTCAACCTCCACCTTTAAAAGGGATTAAATCATTGCATGTAAGTGGAAAGGGCAGGAACAGAAGCTGCCACTTGGTAAAAGTAACCGTTTTTTCTGGTGCCTGCAAACAATTCCAGAAGTTGGAAGTGCttaaggtcaggttggatgaggttttgagcaacctgacctactgaaaacatccctgcccactagatgatctttaaaaggtcccttccaacccaaaccattctgtgattttatgattttaaattCTCACGAAGTAACTAAAATTACAGATATGCGAGTTGGGATGAAGGCACAAAGCGGGGACCAGAAGTCACCTCACCTCCATGACAAAGCGCTTGTCATGACTGCCGCCCGTTTCTGAAATCAGTTCGTATTTCAGCCCGCGCCTTTTCTCATTGAGCTCCATCACAGGATTCTTGCCATGCTTCGTCAGAATTGGTCCCTGTTGTTTCACATTCTGGAAGCAGATAAGCAGCAATGAaactccaagaaaaaaacctaatggGCTTGAAGGTGCTTCCAAAACACGTAGTTTGGAAAACATCTTGAAGAAGATAAGCTTGGAATAAGCTTGCCTGATGTTTTTACCTCGTAAATTGTATCGTGACAGTAACTGAACTGTACAGTGCGCCATTATAGCAACCTGTTGCTAAAAGGCACTTCCGATGACGTCCTACAACATCATCCCAAAGAATGAGAGCCACCCATTTCCCCTTATTCCACTGCGCTCACCTCTGGGGTTTGATCTGAAGGAGGAGACGCAGCAGTGGGCGTCGAGACAGTTTCTACTACAGGAGGAGGAGCAACAACGACCGGTTTCTGCTCTGTTTCCTCTGCTGATTCGTCTCCTTTCCCAGATTCTTTGCCCTCCACTCCTGTGGGTAAACCCATATCTTGCAACACCTAGGGTAAGGAGAGTTGGAGAGATTACTGAACAGCACTTACCTCAAAGAACCACTGGCTCTCATGTGCCCTACCCATTTTGGGGTAAATACTTGAGAAGGCTGCTCAAGAATCTTTTTATTAATTCTGTTCAAGGGCTAGGCATTCCCCAAATCCCGCAGGCACTTCAAGGCCTAGGAGGTACAAAGTCCTCTGCCCTGAGACCTCATGCATAACAGACTACACTGTCTTGGTGTTTAACTTTCTCCCCTGTCTGTCCTGAAGGGTTTATGACATTTTTCATACAGGGTTGTTGTCACAACTGTCATCACCATCAATCTGGTTGCCCTTTTCAACTTTGAGAGGTCAGCAATCAAACTGCCTCCTAGCAAGAGCCCTCTGGCAGGAATTAACGTACACAGCTCTTACCTTCACTGCCACGTGCAATTTGGCTGTCTTTTTGGAAGGTCCTGATGCCTCAAACGTGCTGCCATCAATTTCCACAGACATTGTAAAGATAGGAGCGTGAACAGGACCGGTCTGAGAGACAAGTTTGTACTGGAGCCCGGGTTTTAGCTGGTTTAGTTTCATCAGTGCATTCATGGCCTGGGGAGGTTCGAGTTTTTCCTctgaatagagaaaaaaaacccagaagtttGGGGATGTTTGTCACCTTTTTCAAAGAAGcataactgatttcagacaagCTCTGATCTGTGTTTTCCTCCTTGTAAGAGTTTAAGTTATACCAAGTAAAAATCTTACAGTGttaaggttttgtttttttttaaattcacatgCCCTGTAGCCCCTATTCAAAGCGTCACCCAAGACCAAACACTTGCAAGAGTTATTCCGCAACCTGCCCCCCCGCctcagcctgagaacagctctCAGGTAGCCGTTTTTACCTACCTCTTGTTAACTCAATACCTTTTTTCtgaatcttctttttctttttgctgggAGATTTCTCCTCTCCGTCCTCCTCCATTGGACGCTTCATTGGGGTGACAGCGTACGTTGTGCTGGGAGGAATCTGGACTGTAACAATCACAACAAAAACCCCTAAGTATTCCAGTTTCCAGCAACAAGAGCAGCAAAAAGCCTTGGAAACATGGTTTGTGGGGTtcgcccccccagcccgcctCCAAGTACCTACCAGTATAGTCAACAGGGTTTTCGTTCTTTGGTTTCTTGGGCATTTTGGAAGGTAGGGGATCCATCCCCAAGACTTTGTGAAGCTGGCCAAAAGCAGCAAGTCTCAGAGCATGCTAGAAAGATTAAACATGTGTTACTGGGACGCGCAAGCGGCTCCACCAATCTCTGTTCCCTGCACAGTTTCAGACAGGAACATTCTACCCACCCCTACACAGAAATCCTCATCAGTTTAAATAGGACTCTCTGAATTTTTGAAGTTCAACCCAAAATACGGGTCATGGTAGCAAGTCACTATTTAAAACCTGATACTTTGCTTCTGGTTGGCCAAGCTACAAATTCCTTATTGGTGTGGgacccatttgtatttcttttacttgactagatattaaaaaagttaACACCGACCTCCGTGAGGTTACTATACTACCATTAACCAATATGGAAGTTCAGAGTCAGTTGAACTGATTAAGTTTTCGTAACATCTGTAGTCAAAACTATACCTGAGCACTCTGTGTGATATCTTCCCTTTGTTGTCTGTCTAGATGCCCAATAGCATCAGTGGCTTCTTTTTCACAAGGATCATAAATACCAGAACCATCTGAAGGCAGGAAACAAGGAAGATATGCAGAGAATTATCCTGGTGTTTCTAAAGAAACTAAACTAAGTATTCCCTTGGCATCAATCAACACTCATCTCGAAGAAGAACACGGACTGACACGATCCATCCAATGTCCAACATTCTGAAACTCGTCTGGACCATTTTACATGTACAATTACCAGTGAAGCTGGTCACGACCACTCAGGGAACCAATTTTACGCTTGCAGAAACTGGTACCTCTCTCTACGGGGGTTTAACGTCATGGGTCCGTAGCTTTGAACACATGTGCCCTAAGTAACAGCAAGGTACTGTAGTACCCGTGTACACTGGGGGCTTTCTGAGCTCCGAATCTAGGCTGCCCGCACATATAACAAGGGACTTCTCAAACACTAAGGCAAGGTAACCGCGCCTCGAAGCTTCAACCGCGTTTCATTTCAGCTTCGCTTTGaaatgtaaatgcagagaaCCACCTAACCTGGCATAACGATTCCCGAGGCAAGGCATTCAAGAACTCTCCTCAGAGCCTCGCCAGCGCCCATGGGTCTGTTAGCAGTTCCAATAGATTTCTCACACAGCAGCTCTAGAGGCTGAAAGACAGTTTGGAAAAGTGAGAGGAGCAAAGGCAGGCGCTTGCGCTGCTGTTACAGCCAGAAGCTGCTTCAAATCCACAAATGATTAACCATTTACACTGTAGAAATCGTTAAGTGATAAAACGATTTACACTGTAGATGTTTGAAATGTATGAACAAGGTTTCTGCCCTTAAAAGATACTACATAAACCTCTAACGTATGAAACGGAATGTGCGCAGACTGAAGAGAGCTGAACACCAGCTTAGAGCAGTGGtaccaaaccccccaaaaaaatgaaacaaaaaaaggaaaaattacccATCCTCTCAGTGGTGCCCAAGTAGGAACCCGAGTACACAGATCTCGCAACACTCGTATCACTATGACGCACGACTTCAGCCCGTTAGCCCTGGCCTAGAATAAGAATCAAAAGCAGACATACATTCAATAAAAACACCAAAACTGCTCATTTGCAGACATTCATTTTTGCGTTGCTACTTTGTCAAGGGTAAACAGTATTTCGCGTTACCATTTTATAACTTATAACAATAACTGGAGTGTACAAAGGCAACATTACTCTTAACACAAAGCAGCAGCTATGCAACTACTCTTTAAAAAAGGTTCCTTCCAAACGTTTAATTCGCTTAAGTGCTTCTTTAGCAACTGTACCGTTGACAGACGCTAAGTCCAGCACGTCTAACTATCATCCGacgttaaaatattttaaataaaaaaaaaaaacttagcCCCTTAATAGTTTACAAATTTTCTACTTAAAGACAAATATAAGAACAAAATGCAAACCTGGAACCACTTGGCGTGTCGCAGTGACGCCAAGGCAGCAAGGCATTTCTGCCTGTCCAGAACGTCCGGGGAGTCGTTGACTGATAGCGTTTCTATTCGTGGATGGAATAAGAAGACAAGGCACAGTTTGACCAAGGGGGTTCTGTCAGGCGGAGAGGGGATGAGGCAGCTTCCTAACGGGCAGCTGAGGCTCCCAAAAGATCCTGATCTAGATCCTGTACCTGGAAGGATGGGTCTGCAGTGCGCTCGCCTAGCGGCCTTGCTTAGAAATTAAAACTGCAGAGAGGGGGGGAAGTTCAATTAACAGGGACGAACTGAAATCTATTCTGTGAGGAGGAGATGGGGCGTGAAACTCGATGGGAGAGGACAGAAATCCTTTGCGACTCGAATGAAGTGGTAGCATATGAGGCCGGTAATAGGTAACAAAgggaaatttaaaacaaaccccCACTCTGTGTTTAGCTTTAGTGGAGAAGTGGGGGGAAAAGCTTTGCGAGGATCAAGGGAACCCCCTCCGCCCATAAGGCTTGACTGCCCTGGCCCCAACCCGTGACAGAGAGCGTCCTGTTGGTCAAAGGTCCAGCGTCCCTAAAATTGACAAACTAGAAGGCTTGGTAGACGAGGTCAGATATCAAAACCATAGACAGTCAATAGAGCACAAAGATATCTTCCagtctgtgctgcagcaaaatTGAAGATATGGTTTGAAAAAGCACAAAGTTTCTCAAGACCAGGGTTTTAGATAAGGCTAGTGCACAGAGCGAGCGTTTGACATCCACCAATTCGACAGCGCGATGCCTACGATACAGAACCCATCGTAGTGAAGCAATTCAAGCGCAAAAAAACCAGTCTGTGAATTCTTATTCCAAAGGGAATTTGAGAGCAAATGGAGAAGCTAACTTTATCCAAAACTCTGCATCACTTTCTGGAATTCTGAACTTTAGCTGATGAAACAGCCAATCGAGGAGACCCAGAGCAGCTATCATTCTTGCTGCAACACAAACTGCGTGGAACATCCAATTTCATGTACATGCAAGTCATTTAACAAGAAGCCTTCAAGAatcttttttaatgtatctggtttatatttttatgtcaCTGTGCAGGCCACTTACGTGGCTAGGTACAAAACAAGATTAATACAACAAGATGACATATTAGTGAACTAAAggcccaagaaaaaaaaataaaagaaaaaggattaaaaaaaaaaaaaaggagcaaaatccCATCTGAAAGGTGCTACTCAGTTTCAGAAGCTCAGTCTGAATAAACCGTGACCATGATCTCATGAGGTTGGTGTTGTCATACGGAATTTTGAATTTGCACAAAAATAATCGTTGCCGCTTCGGCTGAAACTGAAGAGCACGCTTTAACAGTGAATTAGCAACGGAAATGTACGGGTTTCCAACTGACTGTCGGCTGTTTTCAGTCTTCCATACCTCCAGCTaactgtttttccatttcttctctgaCTACGGGCGACGTCAAGTGGATGGTCAGTGTCAACGGCGGCTCTTTTGTGTTCTTAATTACAATTGCAGCATCACCAACTGACTGGATTATTTCGTATTTGTCTTCGGTAATAGCCTGCAATATAATTTCACCGCTTAGCGGAAGTCTTAATTCATTTCTGAGTGATTTGCAACATTCTTTTCCAGCAAAAGCCAAGGTCTATAAACAAAACTTCAGCTAATAAAATGAAGTTCATTTATCAAGGCAATTCCAGAATAACACTACATGCCtatgaaaattacttttccaaGACAGAAAAAGGGTATCAAAACAAACGTCATCGGTACCTTTTTAACCATTTAAAACCTATTTCGGTTGTTCTGTCACAAGCATGCACAAACATTGAAAGGTTTTACTCACAGCAAGCTG is a genomic window containing:
- the ILF3 gene encoding interleukin enhancer-binding factor 3 isoform X5; the protein is MRPMRIFVNDDRHVMAKHSAVYPTQEELEAVQNMVSHTERALKAVSDWIDEQEKVSGEQPETESMETAAEEENKEGGDQKATEQLTRTLRGVMRVGLVAKGLLLKGDLDLELVLLCKDKPTTDLLEKVADNLGVQLAAITEDKYEIIQSVGDAAIVIKNTKEPPLTLTIHLTSPVVREEMEKQLAGETLSVNDSPDVLDRQKCLAALASLRHAKWFQARANGLKSCVIVIRVLRDLCTRVPTWAPLRGWPLELLCEKSIGTANRPMGAGEALRRVLECLASGIVMPDGSGIYDPCEKEATDAIGHLDRQQREDITQSAQHALRLAAFGQLHKVLGMDPLPSKMPKKPKNENPVDYTVQIPPSTTYAVTPMKRPMEEDGEEKSPSKKKKKIQKKEEKLEPPQAMNALMKLNQLKPGLQYKLVSQTGPVHAPIFTMSVEIDGSTFEASGPSKKTAKLHVAVKVLQDMGLPTGVEGKESGKGDESAEETEQKPVVVAPPPVVETVSTPTAASPPSDQTPENVKQQGPILTKHGKNPVMELNEKRRGLKYELISETGGSHDKRFVMEVEVDGQKFQGAGSNKKVAKAYAALAALEKLFPDAPVAIEQNKKKRPPVPARGGPKFAVKQHNPGFGMGGPMHNEVPPPPNMRGRGRGGNIRGRGRGRGGFGGNHGGYMNAGAGYGSYGYGGNSATAGYSDFFTDCYGYHDFGSS
- the ILF3 gene encoding interleukin enhancer-binding factor 3 isoform X6 gives rise to the protein MRPMRIFVNDDRHVMAKHSAVYPTQEELEAVQNMVSHTERALKAVSDWIDEQEKVSGEQPETESMETAAEEENKEGGDQKATEQLTRTLRGVMRVGLVAKGLLLKGDLDLELVLLCKDKPTTDLLEKVADNLGVQLAAITEDKYEIIQSVGDAAIVIKNTKEPPLTLTIHLTSPVVREEMEKQLAGETLSVNDSPDVLDRQKCLAALASLRHAKWFQARANGLKSCVIVIRVLRDLCTRVPTWAPLRGWPLELLCEKSIGTANRPMGAGEALRRVLECLASGIVMPDGSGIYDPCEKEATDAIGHLDRQQREDITQSAQHALRLAAFGQLHKVLGMDPLPSKMPKKPKNENPVDYTVQIPPSTTYAVTPMKRPMEEDGEEKSPSKKKKKIQKKEEKLEPPQAMNALMKLNQLKPGLQYKLVSQTGPVHAPIFTMSVEIDGSTFEASGPSKKTAKLHVAVKVLQDMGLPTGVEGKESGKGDESAEETEQKPVVVAPPPVVETVSTPTAASPPSDQTPENVKQQGPILTKHGKNPVMELNEKRRGLKYELISETGGSHDKRFVMEVEVDGQKFQGAGSNKKVAKAYAALAALEKLFPDAPVAIEQNKKKRPPVPARGGPKFAVKHNPGFGMGGPMHNEVPPPPNMRGRGRGGNIRGRGRGRGGFGGNHGGYMNAGAGYGSYGYGGNSATAGYSQFYSNGGHSNSGSGGGGGGGGSSGYGSYYQGGDNYNSPVPPKHGGKKQQHGGQQKPSYGSGYQSHQGQQQQSYNQNQYSNYGPPQGKQKGYNHGQGNYSSYSNSYNSPGGGGSDYNYESKFSYGGNSGRGGGGNNYSGGASYNTGSHGGYGGGSGGGGSSYQGGYSSQSNYNSPGSGQNYSGPPSSYQASQGGYGRNDHSMNYQYR
- the ILF3 gene encoding interleukin enhancer-binding factor 3 isoform X4 is translated as MRPMRIFVNDDRHVMAKHSAVYPTQEELEAVQNMVSHTERALKAVSDWIDEQEKVSGEQPETESMETAAEEENKEGGDQKATEQLTRTLRGVMRVGLVAKGLLLKGDLDLELVLLCKDKPTTDLLEKVADNLGVQLAAITEDKYEIIQSVGDAAIVIKNTKEPPLTLTIHLTSPVVREEMEKQLAGETLSVNDSPDVLDRQKCLAALASLRHAKWFQARANGLKSCVIVIRVLRDLCTRVPTWAPLRGWPLELLCEKSIGTANRPMGAGEALRRVLECLASGIVMPDGSGIYDPCEKEATDAIGHLDRQQREDITQSAQHALRLAAFGQLHKVLGMDPLPSKMPKKPKNENPVDYTVQIPPSTTYAVTPMKRPMEEDGEEKSPSKKKKKIQKKEEKLEPPQAMNALMKLNQLKPGLQYKLVSQTGPVHAPIFTMSVEIDGSTFEASGPSKKTAKLHVAVKVLQDMGLPTGVEGKESGKGDESAEETEQKPVVVAPPPVVETVSTPTAASPPSDQTPENVKQQGPILTKHGKNPVMELNEKRRGLKYELISETGGSHDKRFVMEVEVDGQKFQGAGSNKKVAKAYAALAALEKLFPDAPVAIEQNKKKRPPVPARGGPKFAVKHNPGFGMGGPMHNEVPPPPNMRGRGRGGNIRGRGRGRGGFGGNHGGYMNAGAGYGSYGYGGNSATAGYSQFYSNGGHSNSGSGGGGGGGGSSGYGSYYQGGDNYNSPVPPKHGGKKQQHGGQQKPSYGSGYQSHQGQQQQSYNQNQYSNYGPPQGKQKGYNHGQGNYSSYSNSYNSPGGGGSDYNYESKFSYGGNSGRGGGGNNYSGGASYNTGSHGGYGGGSGGGGSSYQGKQGGYSSQSNYNSPGSGQNYSGPPSSYQASQGGYGRNDHSMNYQYR
- the ILF3 gene encoding interleukin enhancer-binding factor 3 isoform X3, with the translated sequence MRPMRIFVNDDRHVMAKHSAVYPTQEELEAVQNMVSHTERALKAVSDWIDEQEKVSGEQPETESMETAAEEENKEGGDQKATEQLTRTLRGVMRVGLVAKGLLLKGDLDLELVLLCKDKPTTDLLEKVADNLGVQLAAITEDKYEIIQSVGDAAIVIKNTKEPPLTLTIHLTSPVVREEMEKQLAGETLSVNDSPDVLDRQKCLAALASLRHAKWFQARANGLKSCVIVIRVLRDLCTRVPTWAPLRGWPLELLCEKSIGTANRPMGAGEALRRVLECLASGIVMPDGSGIYDPCEKEATDAIGHLDRQQREDITQSAQHALRLAAFGQLHKVLGMDPLPSKMPKKPKNENPVDYTVQIPPSTTYAVTPMKRPMEEDGEEKSPSKKKKKIQKKEEKLEPPQAMNALMKLNQLKPGLQYKLVSQTGPVHAPIFTMSVEIDGSTFEASGPSKKTAKLHVAVKVLQDMGLPTGVEGKESGKGDESAEETEQKPVVVAPPPVVETVSTPTAASPPSDQTPENVKQQGPILTKHGKNPVMELNEKRRGLKYELISETGGSHDKRFVMEVEVDGQKFQGAGSNKKVAKAYAALAALEKLFPDAPVAIEQNKKKRPPVPARGGPKFAVKQHNPGFGMGGPMHNEVPPPPNMRGRGRGGNIRGRGRGRGGFGGNHGGYMNAGAGYGSYGYGGNSATAGYSQFYSNGGHSNSGSGGGGGGGGSSGYGSYYQGGDNYNSPVPPKHGGKKQQHGGQQKPSYGSGYQSHQGQQQQSYNQNQYSNYGPPQGKQKGYNHGQGNYSSYSNSYNSPGGGGSDYNYESKFSYGGNSGRGGGGNNYSGGASYNTGSHGGYGGGSGGGGSSYQGKQGGYSSQSNYNSPGSGQNYSGPPSSYQASQGGYGRNDHSMNYQYR
- the ILF3 gene encoding interleukin enhancer-binding factor 3 isoform X1, which gives rise to MRPMRIFVNDDRHVMAKHSAVYPTQEELEAVQNMVSHTERALKAVSDWIDEQEKVSGEQPETESMETAAEEENKEGGDQKATEQLTRTLRGVMRVGLVAKGLLLKGDLDLELVLLCKDKPTTDLLEKVADNLGVQLAAITEDKYEIIQSVGDAAIVIKNTKEPPLTLTIHLTSPVVREEMEKQLAGETLSVNDSPDVLDRQKCLAALASLRHAKWFQARANGLKSCVIVIRVLRDLCTRVPTWAPLRGWPLELLCEKSIGTANRPMGAGEALRRVLECLASGIVMPDGSGIYDPCEKEATDAIGHLDRQQREDITQSAQHALRLAAFGQLHKVLGMDPLPSKMPKKPKNENPVDYTVQIPPSTTYAVTPMKRPMEEDGEEKSPSKKKKKIQKKGIELTREEKLEPPQAMNALMKLNQLKPGLQYKLVSQTGPVHAPIFTMSVEIDGSTFEASGPSKKTAKLHVAVKVLQDMGLPTGVEGKESGKGDESAEETEQKPVVVAPPPVVETVSTPTAASPPSDQTPENVKQQGPILTKHGKNPVMELNEKRRGLKYELISETGGSHDKRFVMEVEVDGQKFQGAGSNKKVAKAYAALAALEKLFPDAPVAIEQNKKKRPPVPARGGPKFAVKHNPGFGMGGPMHNEVPPPPNMRGRGRGGNIRGRGRGRGGFGGNHGGYMNAGAGYGSYGYGGNSATAGYSQFYSNGGHSNSGSGGGGGGGGSSGYGSYYQGGDNYNSPVPPKHGGKKQQHGGQQKPSYGSGYQSHQGQQQQSYNQNQYSNYGPPQGKQKGYNHGQGNYSSYSNSYNSPGGGGSDYNYESKFSYGGNSGRGGGGNNYSGGASYNTGSHGGYGGGSGGGGSSYQGKQGGYSSQSNYNSPGSGQNYSGPPSSYQASQGGYGRNDHSMNYQYR
- the ILF3 gene encoding interleukin enhancer-binding factor 3 isoform X2, producing MRPMRIFVNDDRHVMAKHSAVYPTQEELEAVQNMVSHTERALKAVSDWIDEQEKVSGEQPETESMETAAEEENKEGGDQKATEQLTRTLRGVMRVGLVAKGLLLKGDLDLELVLLCKDKPTTDLLEKVADNLGVQLAAITEDKYEIIQSVGDAAIVIKNTKEPPLTLTIHLTSPVVREEMEKQLAGETLSVNDSPDVLDRQKCLAALASLRHAKWFQARANGLKSCVIVIRVLRDLCTRVPTWAPLRGWPLELLCEKSIGTANRPMGAGEALRRVLECLASGIVMPDGSGIYDPCEKEATDAIGHLDRQQREDITQSAQHALRLAAFGQLHKVLGMDPLPSKMPKKPKNENPVDYTVQIPPSTTYAVTPMKRPMEEDGEEKSPSKKKKKIQKKGIELTREEKLEPPQAMNALMKLNQLKPGLQYKLVSQTGPVHAPIFTMSVEIDGSTFEASGPSKKTAKLHVAVKVLQDMGLPTGVEGKESGKGDESAEETEQKPVVVAPPPVVETVSTPTAASPPSDQTPENVKQQGPILTKHGKNPVMELNEKRRGLKYELISETGGSHDKRFVMEVEVDGQKFQGAGSNKKVAKAYAALAALEKLFPDAPVAIEQNKKKRPPVPARGGPKFAVKQHNPGFGMGGPMHNEVPPPPNMRGRGRGGNIRGRGRGRGGFGGNHGGYMNAGAGYGSYGYGGNSATAGYSQFYSNGGHSNSGSGGGGGGGGSSGYGSYYQGGDNYNSPVPPKHGGKKQQHGGQQKPSYGSGYQSHQGQQQQSYNQNQYSNYGPPQGKQKGYNHGQGNYSSYSNSYNSPGGGGSDYNYESKFSYGGNSGRGGGGNNYSGGASYNTGSHGGYGGGSGGGGSSYQGGYSSQSNYNSPGSGQNYSGPPSSYQASQGGYGRNDHSMNYQYR